GGGATGCGAgtaggagacggcggcggaggcaggATCGCAGGAGGGCGAACGGGGCAGGATAAAGCTAGGCCAATCGGAAGTTTAGATTTCAGAATTGGGTAATGGATGGAAACGCGTATAGAAACTTTGGCCTTCGTTGTTTCGTTTTGTCTTTTGTTTGGCGTACAAATGCTACCCGCCTTCTCATCTGGTTCACGTATTTATAACAAAAAAGTTTACAACAAATTGCGTTGGAAATCAAGTCCTTGTATCAAATTAACATGTGAGGCTCGACCTTCGTCGACTCTCAAATTCGGCTCCTTGACATTCAACAACATGGCGCGGTCCGGTTTCAACCTGGACAATCCGTGTAACTAGCTCATGCTAAACCGTTTCTAGAGGGCTGGTTCGAATCGGTTTGAACCGAGTAACCTGTTCGAGGCTGAACCGCTGAAGTAATATACTAGCTTGTACATAACACAAATGTGCCTTGGCGAGTCTGTCTTCATGCGGCACCTCGTAAACACCGGGGACATCATGCCCATCCACGCACCTGCGGCCGCATCGTCGTCAAAGAATTCGTTCTCCAGTGTGAGGATCAATGGTGGTTAATTCTGGATGATAAGTGATTGATAATATTACGTGAATTTGATATTTCTTGGCTCGTGATGCGCAGGCACAAAATGCGATATGACGGTCGTCGGATGCGGTGAAGGTCAAGCGAAAGGTTCATGCAGATGGACCAAGGACGGTGAAGGATGAACGCGAGTAGGCTTGGACTGAGGGATCAGAGGAGTCTAATGGAGTCACGGGTGATACATGTGATGCACTAAAGAGCAAAAGTACATGGACGGATGAAGACGGTGTCGGTCGAGTCAAACGGGACAGAGGCGTCAGAGGCCTGGCGGAGACAGGACACGCGTCGACATCAAGGTGGTCGCGTGGCGATCAAGGGAAGATGGACGGTTTGTGGTTTGGGCCTCAAAACCACCGTCCTGGCGGATTTCCCGGTTTGGGCCTAGAAACCGGGGGTGTATCCAGTGTGGCCGGATCGTGCGGAGTGGAGGACATGGGGCGCTATCGCGAAGCTTGCGTCGAGACGAAGCAAAGTCGTGAAGGCGGCATGTCCGTCCGATGGCTATACCAAAAGTTGGACCATTTTGCTCTTGCGTGGGCGTGTATCGTAGTTATTAGACTAGAGGTATTTCCATCTCTTGCGAGGATCATTAATAGATGGGCGTGGGTAGTTGCTTATTTTAGCTACAAACCTCTAGTTTATTTTACTTGCTTACTCTTTAATTTCAGAATTAATATTTGTGCTAAATTTTTCATAGGAATGGAGGCCCTAACCTCCCTGTATCCTCCAGGCTTCAAGATTTGAGTGATTTTGTTGTTCATCCTTCTTGTTCCCTGCGTTTTTCTTTTTCTGCGATTTCCGGTGGTATTTACTTGCGATTTTCGATTCGTGAGTTTTGCTCCATCTTTTCGCAAACTTCATCATGGATCTGTTAGTCCTTGACATCGTGCATCTATGGCTCGAGGTTCACTTCGATTCCTTGAGTATTGAGGGAGTATTTTTAATTTGAAGTTTCGGATTTCGTTCTTGCCAtcccttctttcttcttctgtTTGTGCGCAGGAGATTTTTGGAGCTGCGGTGCGTGGACCTGCAGCACGGCGTGCGGCGACGCGCTTACGCAGCGGCGCGTGGCTAACGGGCGGGGGCAGCCAGCCCCGGCCGGCGcagctgccgcggcggcggcctgcagcGCGTGGCGCTCGCGGGCGGCCAGCTCTAGCCAGCAAGCAAGCGCCAGCGCACGGGGGGACAAGCTGCTGGGCCCGCGGCCCAAGGCACTGCAGGCCGGCGTGCTGCCAGCTCAGCGCCAGGCGGGGTGCAGCAGGCCTGGAGGGCCAGCGTGAGCAGGCCACTCCAGCAGGCCACCGAGCCAGGCATGCCATGCACAGCAGCATGCAAGCTTGGTTTGCATTTTCCCCTTGCTCAAATTGTTTATTTTCAGATCACATGTTTAGCTAAGTTATTAGAAATTGTTATTACTAATCTTAGTTAATTCTCGCATGCTCTAGCTTATGTTAATTAGTTTTTGATCTTGCTAGTTTTTGCATATCTAGTAGTGAGATCTCTAGTTCTCTTATGAGTCTTTTTGGAAGCTTGTCCGGTTTTTTGGTGAGTCATAACTTTTGAATTACTATGGATATTTGCTTCCGATTGTATTAAACTTTTCCTAACCGTTTCTAAGGTGAGCTCGTCACGAGTTGGCTTGTGTCACCTTGGTGGTTGGAAGAGAGACGTATCAGATTGATTTTAGGACATAGCCTTGTTCTCTTGGAGAATTTTTAAAGGCTCTTATTCACCTTTATCTGGTCGTCTATTATGGTCCCACACAGTGCGACGTTGATAGAGCAGCACCAGGGACAGCTGGTGCAGCCGCCGCCCAAGCAGCTATTTCGCTCGTGTAATTACGTTCCCTGCAATTAGCGGTGGATTAAACCGGTAACCGTCCAACCCACAGGTTTCTAAACCGCCAACCGCGCTCGGCGCTCCCTCACGGCTTGGGTTGGTTTTTAACCAAAAGCCGGTGAAACCGGACCGTGTACGAAACTAGCACTCTGGAACCCGAGTCCCTCGCAGCGCCACGCCGCCAACTGGCAACTGCATATAACCCCCGAACCAAATGGCCATCCTCGTTCCTCACTGCAGCAACGGTTCCTTGATCATCCTCGAAAAAACCCCAAAATCCTCACCACGCACTCCAAATTCCGGAGTCCAATCTCGTGGGAGGTCCCGCGTGATCCATCCATGGCGCAGCCGCCGGAAGCCACCACGGCCCCCGTCCCAGCGCTGGACAGGACGCCTTGGTCCATCTCGGAGATGCCCCGCGGCTACGTCTTCCAGTCCAAGGCCCGCTGCCTCCTCGACTACTACCTCGTCCCCATGGCGCTCCACGGCCGCGTCGCTGAGAGGAACATCCGGGACTCCGTCGCCCAGGGCGTCGACGTCTACGCCTTGCGGCCCGAGGCGCTCCCGTTCCTGCGCTGCAACCGCGACCGAACCGGCCAGGTCTGGGGCTACTTCTTCGCAACGCGGCCCGCGGCCGCGGGAGGATCCAGCGCGGGGAGCAGCCACGGGGACGACGTCcgggaggtggcggcgggcggGTGCTGGCGGCGttacggcggcgaggtggaatACGTCGGCGAGGACGGGGAGGCCTACGCGTTCCGCCGCAGGTTCGCGTTCCACGAGGCCGGGGACGGCGGCAACAAGACGGTCTGGAGGATGAAGGAGTTCCGCCTCAACATGGCCGCGAGCGCCTTCCACGGCGTCGCGTTCCACCCCAGGGCCAAGGGCCTGGCGATCTGGAAGGTCTACAACGAGCCGATCCCCGACCCCGAGGACGAGCCGGCGGTGGACTACTACAATAGCGACGACGAGAATGGAGCGATCGTGATCACGGTGGGAGATGCGATCGTCGATCCCCCAGCCCCCGCTGCATGATGGTGCCGCACGCCGTCGTGGCGCGGGCCCGGAGGAGCAGTTGCATGCGGTTCAGAATTTCAGAGTCGAAGCAGATGCAGGGCGACTGCTTCACATTTCATATTTGCATGCTTTGATCTTGTGGTTTCCTCATGTTTCGTAGATGGATTGGCGTTTTCCGGTTACCAAGATAAACGAGCACTCCTTTGTCTTGTTTTCGAGAAAGCATTTGAACTTTCAGGTTAGCATAGCCTGCCGTCGTTCATGTTGGGCCTAATACTAATGGCTAATTGACTCCCTCTCTCTGTTGTTCTGGGGCATGGTCATCTGAACATTATCTCCAGAAATGTAAATTGGCAAACTGAACACGGTATGAATGGATATTAACAATTGCCATAATCCTCCACTTACACACAGCAATCTCCAGTACTAATTCTAAAACAAAAGTACCACTTACAAGCATCCTATTCCTCTATTCAGTATGAGTGGAAGTCGCAAAGAGAATTCAGTAATGTGACTATAATTCAGATGGCAAGTCAACAGTATGAATAGATGCAGAGAACTTCTCAAAGAAAAATCCAGACAAGTTACAAAAGAAAATATGGACTGACAAAGCTACAGCCTACAGGTAGTCCTTCTGGGTTTCTGGACACATGATCAGCTAGATCTTGGTAGTCAGCAGCCGTTGCCACAACAAGTTATGTTGCTCTACTTTCTAAACCCTAAACGATGCATATATTTCGGATGATTTCTTTGCCAGGTTGCCATATGATCATTCCGAACTATGCAGATATAACTCCTGCTTGTTCAATCAATAAACAAGCAACCCACCATTGGCCATCCTGTTATGAACTACTTGTACAAGCCTCTTCGATCtccacttcatcaaggaagtcCAAGCAACCGTAATCATTTTCTGCTTCCAACCGTATACCAGCAGATAGCTCCATCTTTCCTAGGGATTCAAGACCTTTGATCAATGTTGTATATGTTATCCTATCAGGATCACTGTCCCACAATTTCATCAGACGGAAACAATCCAGTGTTAATTGTGTGAAGCCAGCATTTAGGAGTGCCTTCAGAAGCAGATTGAAACCTTCAGTGTCTGGCTCCAATTGTTCCCTCTTCAGGTAGGAACAGGCTTTGTCAACCTCAGACCGCAAATCTTTACTTGCAAGCACTGTAACAAGATCTACATACCACAGCAACCTAGGCTTGTACCAATGCTCCTTCTGAATCTCCTCAAAGACCTATCAGAAATGACAACATTGTGAGAAATGAGAAGCATCTGTCTGCATTTATCTGTTCAGGAATAGACCTTTCTGCTTGTCAGCAGTAGCACCATCTAGTAATCCTAAATGCATATATCAAAAAAGTGATAAGATTTAAGAAGAGTGGATATTGATATGTAAATTTGCGAAAAAAAATGCACCACAAAAATGTCATCTACAGAAACTGACAGTAAAACTGCAACTACAAGAAGAAGTTTTTTCGCAAACGTGCCTGAGCACATATTTCATTAAGAGGAAAGCAGTGGCAGGCGGATACAGAGCACCACCAAGCAAGTGGCAGGCGACCCGTACAACAGCAAGAAAGACGGGGAAGACACAGACGAACCCGCAAACCTAGTCACGACCATAACTGAACCTGCTAAAAGAAAGTAAAACGCTAAGGGTGTAAAGATCGACAACACAATAAAggtggcaaagcatccaccCGACCCAACAAGGCGGCAAAGCATCCACCCGAAGCGATCACAAACACGATGACAgcggcaaagcatccgccaGAGCAGAACGGCGGCAAAGTATCTGCCAACGAACAGAAGGGCGGCAAAGCATCTGCCAGACGACAACCAATACAACCTGGACGATGCAGACAAAACGAGCGAAGGCAGGTGCAGAAGCGGATACTCTCCAAGGAGAGCAGACGACCATCACCAGCGCAGCTTCCAAGACGACGCCTCCAGGGAAGGAGCGACACCATAAGTGTCGTTGTCGTCCGACCAATAAGGTCAAGGTTTTCACCTGAAAAGCTCACCGGAGAGGAGGGAAGAGGGGCAAAGAATGACGCCTTCAAGAAGGTAAACGGCGCCCGAGGGCGTCGCCGTCATTGGCCCGCAAGTAGACCTAGGCTTTCGCCTCCACCCCGTTCCCTCCCCAAATCCGAAGGCCAAAGAACGCTACAATGCAGGAGAGCCTGCCGGCCAGCATCCCGCCGCAGAAGGCCATCAGGAAGGGGCGGTCAGCCAGCGGTGGGCATAAGCCATCCACCCAGACggcagaggagagggagagactgGGTGGCCGACACCGCTAGCTCCGGCCCCCACGAGAAGGCGGCACGAGAGCCCGGCGGCCCTCCCCGAGGCGAGCAGCAGCGGCAGGTGCGGCCCCCAGCGCAAGCGCCCGATGGCCGGTGCGAGTGCCTGGCAGCCCACccgggggcgagcggcggcgcggccccccGGCCACCAGAGCCAACGAAGGCACGGCGCACCCGCGCCGCTGGCACAGGGCCGGCTCGGAAGGGCGGCAAGACCggggcaagcggcggcggcagcgtggCCACTGCCGGCCTGATCTTCGCCATGGTGGCCGCGGAAGGGAGCGACGCGCGCGCCCCGGCGACACCTGGCGGTAGGGTCAGGACCTGGGGAGGTAgccgcggaggcggcgcggctcgcAGAGGAGCTCCCGAAGCAGCGGCGCCCCCCGGCCCCCGGAGGAGCACCCGAAGCGGCGGTGGCCCTCGGCAATACCCACTGAAGGCGGTCGGGGGCGGCCAGATCCGGCCCGAGGGACCCAAATCTGGCGAGGGAGAGGCCGGATCTGGCCCCGGCGGTCGGTGGCGACGCGTGAGAAGTCGACAAGGTTTGGGGCCGAGGGAGGGAGGTGGGgggaagagagaggggaggggggagGCGGCGAGCTAAGCCGGCTTCAGCTTAGCcgcgggtcgccgccgccgcccggacggtcgctggcggcggcggcagcagccacCGGAGGTGGCCTGGAGAGGGGGGTTGGGCGGCGACGAGGGTCGCCCCCCGAGTCGCCTGGGAGAGCGACgcgggcgcgggggggggggggggggcggctaCAAGAAGTTAGAAGTAGTCCTAGTAGTTCTATGAGCTGCCACTGAATTGTCTTCATTCATGCTACTAGATCCTAATGAATCGAAAATACCAGCCATATTGAAAAAGAAAATACTTAAAGGTTCTTGCTGTAGACTAACATAATCATATACGTGCTTCACACTAACTGGATTAAACTTAAGAACCAGCACCCAAAGCACATCCACTGCATCCAGCAGTTAAAAGGAAATGGCTCAAATCAAAGTGGACGAATTTGAACAGGCATGAATCTTGAGGGCCAGATCAGCACATCCTGCTATTTCTGATGGAAGTTAGGAGATTTCAAGTTTTCAACCAACAATTAAGATTAGACTGAGTTTTCCCTAGATGATAAATTGTTGGATCGACTAGAAATACTGCACGCACAGCTATCTAATGGACAGTTAGTTTATAAATAGCAATAGTAGGTGCACATCTGTTGTAGTTCAGAAAGGCTGACAGCTTTTGGATAAAATATTGTTCTCAAATTTGTTACCTCCTTGATAAGTTTTACCAATTTGGAGAAGGAACAATTTAGGCCGATGAGAGAGTTCGGCATGGCACGACCCCGTGACAGAAATTCACGATTTTACACACTGGTTGCTAAACTACACGTTAATAGGTAACTGAATAATTGATCAACACAATTTAGCTAAGAATTTGCCTTACAACGCCCAAACAGCCACCAAAGCGATTACCAATAGGCTTTGCCGGTGAAGCAGCAGGCGCGCATAGCAAGGCGTACGCGTACCTGGAGGGCCAGTAGTGCCTCGCCCTGCGCGGCGAGCTCGCGGAAGACGGCGACCATGTCGGCCTTGAGGAGGCGCCTCAGCTTGGGCTCCACCGCGGCAGCGGAGGACGCGGCGGGGTCATCGCGGAGGGCGCCGCGCTTGAGGGACTGGACGGCCTGGATGGCCTCGGTGCTGAGGTACCGCCCGCGCTGCGTCGGCTTCCGGTTCTTGCTCCGGTCCCGCATCGTGAtagtcgcggcggcggcgctcctccggcgagcgccgccgcgggtcAGGGGTAGGCGGAACGGTGAGCAGGCGGGTGAGGAGAGCATCGCCGCACCGCAGGGCTCTGGCCTCTGCCCCTGCTCTAGTTGGATGGATAGTGGTGCGCGATTGTGACTGTTTTGTGCGGGTTCAGAACTTCAGATTTCAGACTTCAGACGTTTTGTCTTGCCGTCTTGCGGCCAAGGGTATAGATTTGTCCACCTTTTTACTTGTTTGTATTTGTATGAAGTTCATCTTTTTTATTTACTATAGTTAACAATTTAACATGTAAGCAAACTTATAACGTGCTGAATACAAACTGCATCAGGTACGAAATTTTCCCTTGGACTAGAAGCAATTTTAGTTATCTTGTTTCATTCTGTAATACTTcgtttgaaaaaaaaatatcTGTAATACTAAAAAAAAGATGAAGCAGGGAGACCGCTGCCATGGCTGATGGCTGCACGTGTGTGCGACTTTCAAGTGACACAAGATTTTATTGATCAAGACTCAATAGCAATTCACATGGCACCACAATAGCCATCCTTCTCCCCAAGTTACAACGGGTCAACGAGACAGCTGATACGGAGTAGCACTCGTGTATAGGCATGTATAATCAACGGCTCCCAATTTGCAGCCGGCCACGTGGGTCGCGTCACGCCGCCAACCGGGcgagcgcctcgccggcgcgctcGCCGGTGGACAGCCGGAGCCTTCTGTAGTCGTCGTAGTTGAAGTCCCTGTAGCGGCGCGGGTGGTCTGCGTCCACGAACGCCTCCGGGGCGCTCACCCTGTCGTCCTTGGGCGCGAGCAGGAACATGGCGATGGAGATGCGCGGCACCGGCGCGACGCACCGCACCCGGTGCTTCACGTTGTGCAGCCTCCCGTTGCTCCACGCCTGGGAAACGCGCGACATCGATCGAGAGGTCAAGGCTCAGGAACACCGAGACGGCACGGGCCTGCCAAGAAGTTCATACCGTGCCGACGTCCCCGATGTTGATGAGAAAGGAGCCCGCGACGGGGTCGACGGGGACGTACTCGCCGGTGCCCGGGTCCAGCACCTCGAGGCCGCCGACGCACTCGTCCtcctggagcacggtgaggaagCCCGAGTCCGTGTGGGTCTGCACGCCGGAGGAGCCCACCGTGTCCTGCGTGTAGTTGTACCGGTTGATGCGGAACTGGCACGGCCAGTCCTCGAACGAGTGCTCCTCCAGCCCCAGGCTCGAGGCCAGCTCGCCGGCGACGTCGACGATCACGTCGTGCATCTTCTCCGCGTAGGCCTTGACGGTCTGCCTGCGCGCATGATTTTGCGTTGCACGGGGCCAAATTTCTAAATTATGAGGAAAGAAACGGACAAGAAAAGGCGCGGTTTTTACGCAGCAAGTCCGAGCGGAGGCCAACCTGAGGTGCGGCGGCGCGTCGAGGCGCGCGCAGAAGGCGTCGACgtcggcgggcgcggcggcgtcgaggAGCCCGAAGGCCTCGTAGAGCGGGTTGGCGGCGCTGGGCGCGACGTACCCGCTCCCCGGGATGACGTCGGCGTTGCGGCGCTTGGCGTCGTCGGGGAGGTCGAAGAGCGCGCGCACGGCGGCCTTCATCTCGGCCAGGAGCCCCCCGGGCACGCCGTGGCCGGTCACACGGAAGCAGCCCATCCGCTCGCACGCGGCCCGCAGGCGCGCGGACTCCTCCGGCGCGGCGCCGGCCAGGCGCAGGTCGATCACCGGGATCTCCACCGCCATCCCCGCTGCCGGAGCCGGCCGGCTCTACTCTCCCGGACGCGCCGCCCGAATCGACTTGCGCGCGCGCTGCGGGACTGGCTTGGCCTCGCTCGGTGCTGAGACTGGGGCTGTATTTAGAGGCGCGGCGTGCGTGCGCCGCGGGGGGAGCACGGGCGGCGCCGCTTGTCGGGGCGGACGGCACCGGAGAGAGGCCTGCGGCGCCACGCGACGACCTCCCTGCTCGCTCGCCGGTTTGGTGAGACAGGCGGCCAACACGCCGCGCGTTTCACGTCAAGGCTGCTTTTCTCGCCATCGGATCGCGTAGCCAGCTGATCGGGAAAGAAACTGTGAAGCGGCAGCAGGCCAATCAGCAAGTGGGAACTCGTCGGACCGCACGGCACGGAAGCTCAACTTGGCGAACGGTTTCCTACGCGGCTAGTACGCCTCGGAGTGGAGGCCACTAATCCTTGCGGCACCGGAAGAGGGTCGTTGGCGCACACTTTCGGTTGTGGTGGCTGATGACTGGCATCATCTGGCTTGTCTCTTCCGAGGACAGGCGAGGGCAGCGATGGCAACCGGGTCGCCGGCTCGGGAGACATCAGGATCGGATAGGGGATCCCCTGGAAACAGACAAGCGAGAGGAAGGGGTCGCGATCACTGAGGCGTGGAATACAATCCCAGGTGCTGTCACTAATGACGTTCACTGACTTGAGCGGGTGAAAATAATCATTCCATACCTCTAACCTCTCCTGCGCACATAGCTTTGGTTGCCCCGTGCCACCATCCAATTCCAATCTGTGCCGGTTTGTCATGCAGCCAGGCAGAGGATCTCGAGAAGTCGAAAAGAGATCTGTTGGTCTGTGACATGGGTATCTGAAATCTGAATGCTTTTATCGTGATAAATCTGAATCGCCAAGCTCAACATCATAGTACTATGATGGAACAGGACAGCTGGACTTGCACTGGTACAGTCACCAGAACTTGCCATCCGGCTAGAACTTTGTAGCCTGCATTCTGGAAGCACGTAACCGTTTGCAGAGAGATGCTATTGTGCAGAGAGCAGTAGTGTGGCTACAATTCAGTGGCAGCAGAGGTCACAAAAGAAATGTCCTCCAAGGCTTCTGGATTGTTAAACGGCAGGAAATTAGTAATCTCTAGTCACTGCAGCAACAGATTATGCTGTTATAATTTCTAGACGATCCATGTATTCAGGAATGATTTATTTGCCAAGTTTCCACATTCCACATGATCACTCCTAACTTCGCTTGTTGGATAACAAAGCAAGCGATCAACGTTCACCACTTCATCGAGGTAGTCCAGCGAACCGTGATCATTTTCTGCCTCGAACCTTACATCATCAGCAAGGTCAATATTTCCTAGGCATTCAAGACGTTTGATTAATGTTAAGtatgttatcttgttaggaccACTGTCCTATAATTTCATCAGACGGAAACAGTCCATTGCCAAGTGTGTGAACCTGGCATCTAGTAGTGCCTTCAGAAGCAGATTGGATCCATCAGCGTCGGGCTCCAAATCTTCCCTCTACCACATATGAACAGGTTTTGTCGACCTCGGCTTGCAAGCACGGTAACATGACCTTTTAGCCATGGCAACATTGCGAGAGGCATCTGGTCTGCATTTCTCAGTTCTGGACTAGAAGTTTCTGCTTGTCAGCACCACCTGTTAATCCTAAATGCATAGAACAGTTGAGTAAggcttttttttaaaaagaacaGTTGAGTAAGAAGAGATGACATTGATGTGTTATGTATAGAGTAGAAGTTACAACAAATATGTAGCCCAATATACCTACTACAGAAGATTCTtcgcaaaaaagaaaaaaacactTACTACAGAAGCTAGCAGATAAAGAGCAACAACAAAAGTTAGAATTTGGAATCCTGTGGTTTGTCACTGTAGTGGATTGTTTTCATTCATTCATGTTGAAGAAAAAGTATGTCATCCTCGATCAAAGACAGCAGCCACATTGACACAAAGTATTTAGCATATCTCTTGCAGAGTATTTATTACCTGGAAACAAAGTTCCACAGATATATCATGGATTTATTTCTCTTGCGATGCTTAAGAATTGGCATCCATAGCAAATCCACAGTATCAGCATTGGCTTAGTTGAAAGTGGACAACGATTAAGACAGTCATGAAACTCCATGAGGGCCTGAGCTGAGTAGGAAGGAAATCATGCTGTTACCGAGGGAAGTTGGGTGAGTAGTCACAAGAATAGCCTAAGTTTCCTGAGACTAGAAATAACGAATATCAATATCATGCCGAGGAAGGTTCATAAACAGCAAACTTGAGAAAACATCGGCGGTAATCCTCAAATGCTGACAGATCCTTGAAGCTGAACTATCCTTGCGAGTCTGTGTAAAGTTCATGCTGTTCCAATTCAAAAAATGCTTATCATCACCTATGTTTTTGAATTAAGTATATGGTGTAGAATGTAGATTATAATTAACATTTAAGTCAAATTATAATATGCTGGATACAGTCAGCATCTTTATGATTTCCACTATGAGCAACTTTAATCATAGCTTTACGAGAGAAAAAAAACTTTAATCATCTCCTTTTCTATTTAAGGAAAGGCTTCTCTCCCTGTATGAACCATCGAGATCTTTGTGTGTGCACGGCTGCACGTGTTGCAACTTTCAAGTGATACAAAAAATTTACTGATCGGAATAGATAACAATTCATCACAATTCACATGGCTCAAAGACTCAAAGTCATCGTTCGCCCCAAATTGACGCTCCGGATCAGCCGCTGCACTACGCGGCCACGTTACGCCTCCAACCGCGcgagcgcctcgccggcgtGCTCGCCGGTGGACAGCCGGAGCCCCCGGTAGTCGCCGTAGCTGAACTCCTTGTACCGGCGCGGGTGGTCCGCATCCACGAACGGCTCCGGCGCGCTCACGCTGCCGTCCTTGGGCCCGAGCAGGAACATGGCGATGGAGATGCGCGGCACCGGCGCGACGCACCGCACCCGGTGCTTCACGTTGTGCAGCCTCCCGTTGCTCCACGCCTGGAAACGCACGGCATCGATCGAGAGTGGGTGATCAAAGACCTCAGGAGCACCGACCGACACGGCACGGATCTGCCATTCAGGTTCAGGGAGAGAAGGGTACCGTGCCGATGTCCCCGATGTTAATGAGGAAGGAGCCGGCGACAGGGTCCACCGGCACGAAATCGCCGGTGGCCGGGTCCGACACCTCGAGGCCGCCGACGCACTCGTCCtcctggagcacggtgaggaagCCCGAGTCCGTGTGGGTCTGCACGCCGGAGGAGCCCACCGTGTCCTGCGTGTAGTTGTACCGGTTGATGCGGAACTGGCACGGCCAGTCCTCGAACGAGTGCTCCTCCAGCCCCAGGCTCGAGGCCAGCTTGCCGGCGACGTCGACGATCACGTCGTGCATCTTCTCCGCGTAGGCCTTAACGGTCTCCCTGCGAGCAGGATTGCTTTAGTCGGGAAAGAAAAGCCGCGGCTTCTATTCAGAGGACGTGGCACCTGACGTGGGGCGGCGCGTCGAGGCGCTCGCAGAAGGCGTCGACGTCTGCGGGCGTGGCGGCGTCGAGGAGCCCGAAGGCCTCGTAGAGCGGGTTGGTGGCGCTGGGCGCGACGTACCCGCTGCCGGGGATGACGTCGGTGTTGCGGCGCTTGGCGTCGTCGGGGAGGTCGAATAGCGCGCGCACGGCGGCCTTCATCTCGGCCAGGAGCCCCCGGGGCACGCCGTGGCCGGTCACCCGGAAGCAGCCCAGCCGCTCGCACGCGGCCCGCAGGCGGGCGGACTCCTCCGGCGCGGCGCCGGCCAGGCGCAGATCGATCACCgggacctccgccgccatccccgctCTCTGCCGTGGCCGGCTCTTTCTACTCTCGTGGACACGCCGCGCGCGTTCGCCAGCTGCTGCTGTATATATCGCCGGTGTGGTGAGACAA
The sequence above is drawn from the Panicum hallii strain FIL2 chromosome 7, PHallii_v3.1, whole genome shotgun sequence genome and encodes:
- the LOC112901581 gene encoding uncharacterized protein LOC112901581 gives rise to the protein MAQPPEATTAPVPALDRTPWSISEMPRGYVFQSKARCLLDYYLVPMALHGRVAERNIRDSVAQGVDVYALRPEALPFLRCNRDRTGQVWGYFFATRPAAAGGSSAGSSHGDDVREVAAGGCWRRYGGEVEYVGEDGEAYAFRRRFAFHEAGDGGNKTVWRMKEFRLNMAASAFHGVAFHPRAKGLAIWKVYNEPIPDPEDEPAVDYYNSDDENGAIVITVGDAIVDPPAPAA
- the LOC112901467 gene encoding 2-oxoglutarate-dependent dioxygenase DAO-like, with the translated sequence MAAEVPVIDLRLAGAAPEESARLRAACERLGCFRVTGHGVPRGLLAEMKAAVRALFDLPDDAKRRNTDVIPGSGYVAPSATNPLYEAFGLLDAATPADVDAFCERLDAPPHVRETVKAYAEKMHDVIVDVAGKLASSLGLEEHSFEDWPCQFRINRYNYTQDTVGSSGVQTHTDSGFLTVLQEDECVGGLEVSDPATGDFVPVDPVAGSFLINIGDIGTAWSNGRLHNVKHRVRCVAPVPRISIAMFLLGPKDGSVSAPEPFVDADHPRRYKEFSYGDYRGLRLSTGEHAGEALARLEA
- the LOC112901468 gene encoding 2-oxoglutarate-dependent dioxygenase DAO-like, whose protein sequence is MAVEIPVIDLRLAGAAPEESARLRAACERMGCFRVTGHGVPGGLLAEMKAAVRALFDLPDDAKRRNADVIPGSGYVAPSAANPLYEAFGLLDAAAPADVDAFCARLDAPPHLRQTVKAYAEKMHDVIVDVAGELASSLGLEEHSFEDWPCQFRINRYNYTQDTVGSSGVQTHTDSGFLTVLQEDECVGGLEVLDPGTGEYVPVDPVAGSFLINIGDVGTAWSNGRLHNVKHRVRCVAPVPRISIAMFLLAPKDDRVSAPEAFVDADHPRRYRDFNYDDYRRLRLSTGERAGEALARLAA
- the LOC112901412 gene encoding protein THYLAKOID ASSEMBLY 8-like, chloroplastic, whose amino-acid sequence is MLSSPACSPFRLPLTRGGARRRSAAAATITMRDRSKNRKPTQRGRYLSTEAIQAVQSLKRGALRDDPAASSAAAVEPKLRRLLKADMVAVFRELAAQGEALLALQVFEEIQKEHWYKPRLLWYVDLVTVLASKDLRSEVDKACSYLKREQLEPDTEGFNLLLKALLNAGFTQLTLDCFRLMKLWDSDPDRITYTTLIKGLESLGKMELSAGIRLEAENDYGCLDFLDEVEIEEACTSSS